Below is a genomic region from Triticum dicoccoides isolate Atlit2015 ecotype Zavitan chromosome 5A, WEW_v2.0, whole genome shotgun sequence.
CatccgaatctgatgatagcctgcCCGAAGATCCAGCTTGGAGAAGAACTTAGTGCCTGCCAATTCGTCCAAGAGTTCGTCCACTATTGGTAAGGGAAATTTGTTCTTTACCGTGGCATCATTTAACCGCCGGTAATCCACACAAAAACGCCATGTATTATCTTTCTTCTTGACCAGAAGCACCGGTGAGGCATAAGGACTCATGGACGGTATAATTATCCCAGCTTCCAACATCTCAGTTACTTGGCGCTCAATCTCGTCCTTGTGAAGAGGTGAATACCTATAAGGACGAGTATTGATTGGCCTTGCATCTATCTCGAGGGTAATTGCATGATCCAAGGCACGATGGGGTGGTAAGGACTTGGGTGCCTGAAACACATCTGCATAGACATCTAACAACAATTGTAAATCAGGTGCTACAGGAGTAGATGCGCCTGCGGAAGATTCTGTTGCTGCAATAGAGTCAATGACAGCCATAGCCCAAACTTCATTCCCCGATATCCACTTATCCAATTGCTCCACACTCATCTCTTGTAGGGCAGAAGTCGACTTGGATGCCACACCCTTGAGAGTAACTACAGCCCCCTGATGCTTGAATTGCAAGACCTTGCCAGCCCAgtcacaagtcatcaacccacatttggataaccaatccatgcccaaCACTGCGTCATATGCGCCCAGCTCAAGAACACGCATGTCATCACAAAATGTGGCGCCATGAGACCACCATTGTAGCCCTTCAACCGCTGATATACAATTCATCACCTGACCATTGGCCACCTTGACGTTGATAGGAGATATCTTGGTGACTGTACACCCAGCTCGATCAGCAAAAGCAGCATTCACAAAGGAGTGAGAACTACCAGAATCGACTAACAACAACATCACCTGGTTGCCAACCATTGCTCTTATGCGAATAGTGGAATTGTCTTCGGTACCTGAGACAGCATGAACCGAGATTGTGCAACACTCTGCAGCTGGAGCAGCATCAGGCCTACCATCAAGCAAGTTCAGAGCATGAACTGTATCATCAGATAGAACTTCACCAAACTCCCCAACTTCAATCATCAGGACATGTGCTGGCTTCTTGCATTGATGGTCCTTAGAGTACTTGTCACCACACTTGAAGCAAAGGCCGTTGGTACGACGAAAATCCCGGAGTTGGCGCTCCCGAGTGTATTCGTCGGTGGCCGCCCGGCGCGCGCCAACAGGGACCACAGCCGATCCCAGAGGAAGTGCAGTGCCCACCGTGGGATGNNNNNNNNNNNNNNTTGGTGGGCGCGGGAGGCCGCGTGCGAGGTCGCTGgtgttccgcctcctcctcctgtatgCGTGCCAAGGAGGCTGCGCGGGTCACGCTTGATGGCGCCTGCAGGCGGACGGCAGCTCGTAGCTCGTCGCGGAGGCCAAAGACAAACTGAGAGACGAACCAGCGATTACTCAAGGATTCATCCAGGGAGAGAAGGTGATACATACATGATTCAAAGGCAGCCTTGTATTCAGGAACAGAGCCTGTTTGCTTCAGTTGAAGCAACTTGGACATTTGTCCCTCATACTCCTCCTGACCAAATTCGTCAACCACCGCTGCGATAAATGTTGTCCAACTTGGCTGGGCATGGCGACGCTTGTATGCACGGAACCATAACGCGGCATGGCCCTCGAGGTACAAAGTCGCCGTAGCCACCCAGTGAGCTGAAGGAACAGAGTACATGGTGAAATATGTGTAGGCCAAATCGATCCACAACAGCGGGTGTTCACCATTGAACTTGGGGAAGTGGTGCTtgggtggtttggcaagaaatccacCACCATCGCTGCCCGTAGCGCCGACGCGGGACGGATCCCCGAACTCGCGCGCACGCGATGGTTCCGGAAGCAGGGGTCTGCCATTGTTGGCGAGGACGGCGTGCCGCTGTGCCCCGGAAACAGTCGTCTCTGAAGGACGCTGCCCGGTGTCCTCCGTGCACAAGAGCGTATGAAGAAACAAGCTGATAAACATCGTTCTGAGAAGGTGTTTCAGGTGGGCGATTCTGTGCTCTTGAAGCTGCAACCATATGCTCAGTCTTCCATTGTCAATCGTCCCTGCCCTAAATTGGCTTTCAAATATTTCGGGCCTTTCAAGATTGCTACTCGTATTGGTGCTGTGGCTTATCGCCTAATTCTTCCGGAGGGTTGTCAAGTTCAcccggtgtttcatgtttcccagttgaaagaATTCAATCCAAGTTTTGCTCCTAATTTTCAGTCTCTGCCACCTCCACATGTGTTCCAGGATTGTTCAGCTCAGCCGTGCATCATTTTGCAACGAAGGATCGTTCAAAAAGGTAACGAACCTGTGGTTCAAATCCTTGTGCAGTGGTCATCGTTGCCGGAGGATTGTGCCACCTGGGAGGACTATTATGTTCTTCGCCGTCGTTTTCCAACTGCTCCTATTTGGGACGAGGATCATACTGAAGGAGGGGCAAATGTCATGCCTTCTTCCGTTGGAACTTAGAAGCCTGACACTCAAGAAACGGATCCCGTCAGCTGTGATCCGTTTGACAACTAACAGGTTCAGAGGCGCATCAAGGcagggtatgtgtgtgtgtgtggggggcctGCGTGCCAGCGTGTAAGGCGAGTGCGTGTACCCGTATGCCTATAGATAAGGACCAACAACCTGTACTGTGGAGGGAGGAAAAATGAATGGAAACTGAATTCTGCATCTCATCCCCCGTCTTCCCTCTGTTTCTCATCCCCTTCTTGTGATTCGCGTAGTGGGATACTACAGACGGCTGGATCCAGCGAAGAGCCCACGCCCCTTCCTCGCCCGTTGTGAGTTCGGGGATGGAACCGTCGGAAATTAGGAAGAATCGAGTCgaagttttcttcttctttctcttcttatgCTTGATATGTGTTTGTGCTATTGCCTGTACTAGTAACCACAACTATTTTGTGCTACAGATGGATCGGCTGCTTCATCACTGGCTATAGGAAACGGATCGGTCTGCCAACAAGAGGATAATTCTCGTGATGGCACAGGAGGGGAATATTCAGGGCCAGAGCTTCCAGAGGTACAGCATCAAACGCGAGTAATGAAAGACCCCCACTGCACAGATTGGTGGATATATGCTGGCTACCTAAATAAGACATGATTGTTTTAGCGCTGCAATTCATACATTACTGCTTGTCTTCTGTTCCAACTACTATCTCTGTTCCCAGATTCAACTCTCCGGCAGAAATCGACCCCTTGTTATCACATTATTAAGTAGTTTTGAGACAGGCGTTTGTCGGTTACCGTGGGTCACCTTCTTTTGCAAGCATGCATCATAAAGCTTCACATATATTCTTATATCTCTTCACAAGTCGGCCCCTGAGCTATAATTACAAGGGTAGATTTCTAGATTGGTCATCAGACCTTACAACATCCATCAAGTTTCATTTTTATCAGGACAGTAACTATGACCTAATTTGCCTCAGTAAGTAACTGCATTTGATAAACTTGACATCATGATTCCCTTCCATATCCTTGAGGATGTTGTCTAAAATCACAATACCTCCCTTCTCTGTGAGACTGTGATCCATTTGGCTACAGCAGATATTCATGTACATATCCTTCTATGTGTATTGGAAATTTGTAATGCTTGGCAATAGATATATCATAGGACTATCACCACATTTATATAGTCTAGAGTTAATTTTTGAGTGTGTTCTAATGTTTCAATTCTTCTCCCATTCTTGTGCATGTAGGACATTTGGTGTCATATACATTCCTTAATGACGCTCCGAGATGCTGCTCGTGCTGCCTGTTTGTCTCGTACCTTTCTGCGTTCCTGGAGATGCCATCCCAATCTCATACTTGATCATGGAATACTATTCCAGTTGAGACATGTCCTCGCCAGCACAGTGAATCACATTTTTGAAAATCACTCGGGCATTGGTGTGAAGACACTCAAACTAGATTTCTCCTGTTACCACGAGCCCAAGGCCTATTCATATCTCCATAGGTGGCTTCGGATAGCTGTTACACCAGGCACTGAAAAACTTGTCGTTCTGTCTGCGAGTGATGTAGCATTCAACTTCCCATGCTCAATCCTATCTGATGGGAACGGAATCACGATCCAGCATCTTCACCTTGTTGACTGTGGCTTCCATCCCACAGTCAGTCTTGTTTGCATGAGGAGCCTGACAGTGTTGCATTTCGATCGCGTGGCAGTTACGGGGGACGAGTTAGGGTACCTTTTCTCCAGCTGTGTTGCTTTGGAGCAGTTGAAACTCAGGAGATGCTCCAAGATAACTTGCTTGGAGATACCTTTCGAGCTGCAGCGGCTCAGCTACCTGCAGGTGTCGGTATGCCACAAACTGCGAATGATAAAGAACGAAGCTCCAAATATTTGTAGTTTTGACTTTTTAGGTGACCGTATAGAGATCTCACTTGGAGATTCACTGCGACTGAAGAACCTAGATGTTCTGTGTAACAACGTCCTCCGTTATGCATGTGAAGAGTTTCCATCCAGTGCGCCGAATCTTGAAACTCTTAGCATATTTTCACGTCACGAGGTATATTCTAAAACCTTTTGTGATTATTCAGTAGCATTCTTCATACTTCATAGACAAAGTGGTACCTTGAAATGTTAATTAACATGTGCCACCTTTATGCAGGTAGCCAATACAGCAATGGCGTTCACGCCTAGCAAGTTCCTCCACCTGAAGTACTTGAGTATTTCTATTGCAGTAGCCTATGATTATTTGTCTCTGGTTTATTTCCTTCATGCTGCTCCGTCCTTGGAAACGTTCAAACTGTGTGTAAGTCACTGTTGATCCTACGAATATTTTTGAATGCACTCATGCATCCTGCAAACATAAACAGTCTCTATGGTTGAACGATTAATTGATTCTAGCATTTAAACTATTTTTTATCTTCAGGTACTGACAGGGCTACGACCCGCAGATGAACTACTTTTGGAAGATCCCTCACAGCTTCGGCAGATGTCAGGATACTGCCATCACAAGCTCCAGACTGTGAAGATCTCTAGGTTCTGCTCTTCAAAGAGCATGGTTGAGCTGGTGTCGCATATTCTTGAAAACTCAGTATCGCTGGAGTGCCTTACATTGGACACCACGGATTGTAGTTTCAGGTGTTCTGGCGACAGATCTACCAGATGCTCCGACTTGGTTAGACCCTGGGAAGCCGATAAAGCAGTCTTGGTAATCAAAAAATACATCAAGGGGAAAGTTCCCTCCACGGTCAAGCTAGATGTTGTGGAGCCCTGCAACCGGTGTCATGTCATTCTGCTAGATGGCGGCGGATGGATCAGAGCTTAGTCTCTTACCCACATAAACGTGGAGGAAagacaacattcagatccataaacATCTTGAGAGCGTTACTAATGCTAGCTGGTATTTGACTGTCAGCAGTGGGTATAGATCTTGTTTCTCAAGTTGAAATGGTGAGGGAGTGGCATTTTGTTTCATCTTTCCACTCCGGCCCGTCAATTTTTACTTGTACTGTTGTACATCGAACCGCGATTTCGAGATGCTTGATGTACAAGTAAAAAGTGGCGGGTGTTTGATAGCGGTCACCTTGCTCATTGTTTCATCTTGAGAAACAAGACCTAGCGGCCTGATGTGGATCTAATATGCATCTAATTGCTCGTGGGACACATAGACACACGGCACCATTgttttagtttcttttattgaaacATTTTTATATTTAGTGATAATAAGTTGAAATCAattttgtctgttacaaagggtttTCCTTATTCTAATATAGATGCAAAGACGGTTGAATATACGAGCAATCCCCCCCTCCCCAAAATATGAGTTTTTTATGAGATTTAATAGAAAAcaaatagtagataaaacatgatAATCATAATAAAGATGATAATTGAACCAAGTAAAAAAATTTGGGTTCTTATTGCGACATACTACTAGGCAGGCATTTTCGGAGGAAAGACCAGTAGGTTTCGACCCTGTTCGAATTCTCTCTGCTCCACAAATGCAGCTTCCGAAGCGGAGGGAGCGGAAGCACAATGACAGGAGTGGCTCCATCTACCGCGGAGTGCTGCTCTGCTTTTCGTCCGGCAGCAGGCGGCGCCGACGCGCCTCCCGTCCCCTCGCCGCCTCGTCTTCTCTGCGTTAAAGCGAAACTGAACTGCAAGCTCGAGGGGTACGCGCCTCTTGTTGCGGGCTTTCAGCTGCAGACAGAGAGGTGTCGACGACGGCCGGACCATGGAGCGGCGGCCTTGCGAAATTCAGATCGACGGTAAGCCGCTATGCCCGTCGCGAAAATCCACACCCGAAAATTTAACCCCGCGGCGTTCATCTGTAGGGCTGGAGTCGAAAATTCGCCTGCTGTTAGTTCCAATCCCGTGCGGTGTTCCCCCTGGATCCAGCCAAGAACCCACCCGTTCCTCTGCCATTGTGAGTTGGTAGATCGAGTGA
It encodes:
- the LOC119302250 gene encoding uncharacterized protein LOC119302250, whose product is MTLRDAARAACLSRTFLRSWRCHPNLILDHGILFQLRHVLASTVNHIFENHSGIGVKTLKLDFSCYHEPKAYSYLHRWLRIAVTPGTEKLVVLSASDVAFNFPCSILSDGNGITIQHLHLVDCGFHPTVSLVCMRSLTVLHFDRVAVTGDELGYLFSSCVALEQLKLRRCSKITCLEIPFELQRLSYLQVSVCHKLRMIKNEAPNICSFDFLGDRIEISLGDSLRLKNLDVLCNNVLRYACEEFPSSAPNLETLSIFSRHEVANTAMAFTPSKFLHLKYLSISIAVAYDYLSLVYFLHAAPSLETFKLCVLTGLRPADELLLEDPSQLRQMSGYCHHKLQTVKISRFCSSKSMVELVSHILENSVSLECLTLDTTDCSFRCSGDRSTRCSDLVRPWEADKAVLVIKKYIKGKVPSTVKLDVVEPCNRCHVILLDGGGWIRA